One Xiphophorus hellerii strain 12219 chromosome 24, Xiphophorus_hellerii-4.1, whole genome shotgun sequence DNA window includes the following coding sequences:
- the aamp gene encoding angio-associated migratory cell protein: MDNTEENAIELHGDEEIIEVIDLNDTEPGPDDLADDLGDVDFGDPGNPEDDNEGWETEDEMEAEAEQDDSELTFSKHTGSVFCVSLDPATNSLAVTGGEDDKAYVWRVSDGEVVMECTGHKDSVTCAMFSHDSSLVASGDMSGLIKVWKVEAKEEIWSFEVGDLEWLEWHPCAPVLLAGTNDGNVWMWKIPAGDCKTFESPACQATSGKVLPDGKRAVVGYEDGTVRVWDLKHGNAIHVIKGQDGHQGALTCLACNKDGSLMLTGSVDGCAKLVNTTTGKVVGVFSVEGGKAKGSKDEEESNSVESVGFCNILPLIAVAYLDGTLAIYDLSTQVLRHRCQHEAGIVHLQWEESSSVVSTCSLDGALRLWDARSGNLLSEYRGHTAEILNFTVNREASLAVTASGDNQAKVFCLQRPDR; the protein is encoded by the exons ATGGACAACACAGAGGAGAATGCCATTGAGCTCCATGGAGATGAGGAAATAATTGAAGTAATCGATCTCAACGACACAGAGCCTGGGCCAG ATGATTTGGCTGACGACTTGGGAGATGTTGACTTTGGGGATCCTGGAAACCCGGAGGACGATAATGAAGGCTGGGAGACGGAGGATGAGATGGAAGCAGAGGCGGAGCAAGATGACAGCGAGCTCACCTTCTCCAAGCACACAG GCTCTGTGTTCTGTGTGAGTTTGGATCCAGCCACAAACAGCCTAGCCGTGACGGGTGGAGAGGATGATAAGGCTTACGTCTGGAGAGTGAGCGACGGAGAAGTCGTGATGGAGTGCACAG GCCACAAAGACTCGGTCACGTGTGCCATGTTCAGCCATGACTCGTCTCTGGTGGCTTCAGGGGATATGAGCGGTCTAATCAAAGTCTGGAAAGTGGAAGCAAAAGAGGAGATCTGGTCATTCGAAGTGGGAGATCTGGAG TGGTTGGAGTGGCATCCCTGCGCTCCTGTGCTGCTGGCGGGGACAAACGATGGCAACGTGTGGATGTGGAAGATCCCTGCAGGAGACTGTAAAACCTTCGAGAGTCCTGCGTGTCAGGCAACCAGTGGCAAAGTCCTCCCTGACG GTAAACGAGCCGTGGTGGGTTATGAGGATGGAACTGTAAGGGTGTGGGACCTAAAGCATGGAAATGCCATTCATGTCATCAAAG GTCAAGATGGACACCAGGGGGCGCTGACCTGCCTTGCTTGCAACAAGGATGGCTCTCTCATGCTGACGGGTTCAGTGGACGGCTGTGCCAAGCTTGTTAACACCACCACAGGCAAG GTAGTTGGCGTGTTCTCTGTGGAGGGAGGTAAGGCAAAAGGATCGAAAGATGAGGAAGAGTCCAACTCTGTCGAGTCTGTGGGATTCTGCAATAT CCTACCTCTCATAGCTGTGGCGTACCTGGATGGGACTCTGGCCATTTATGACCTTTCTACACAGGTGTTGAGGCACAGATGCCAGCATGAG GCTGGGATTGTTCACCTGCAGTGGGAAGAGTCTTCGTCTGTGGTGTCCACCTGCAGTTTGGACGGAGCGCTGCGTTTATGGGACGCCCGTTCTGGCAACTTGTTATCCGAGTACCGCGGCCACACCGCGGAGATCCTCAACTTCACCGTCAACAG GGAAGCGTCTCTTGCTGTAACGGCCTCAGGAGACAACCAGGCCAAAGTGTTCTGCCTCCAGAGACCCGATCGATAA
- the LOC116715763 gene encoding G-protein coupled bile acid receptor 1: MEGGLLTSPVMAHALISMENLVYIITVPLSTSIILANLVIILGISCNRQLHNTPNYFFLSLLVADMCTGVALPFIPLMGLNRELSFSSCLVAHIFPNFLFLAFLSNLVMVHYERYICIVDPLHYNTLWMHRHFSLALLIVWAPPLLFASLPAFGWSNWSGPDWNDCCENAAKFPPLSNCTVNLTLCCSYRRVFPNAFIYLEVYGLVLPAILIIAGMTGRVLWITRGQMKDICRLHRAVERGNQASDQEQRLNLRYTRCLVAVSLTFLACWVPYLIYMHVCIAFLIIDTKQNSITHIVLSCIGIGSMAVVPMVLGLANKQYTEPAFKLLQKLRDRWRARGSDETAI; this comes from the coding sequence ATGGAAGGAGGACTGCTGACTTCACCAGTGATGGCCCACGCTCTGATCTCAATGGAGAACCTCGTCTACATCATCACCGTGCCACTGTCGACCTCTATCATCCTGGCCAACCTGGTCATCATCCTGGGCATCTCATGCAACCGCCAGCTCCACAACACGCCCAACTACTTCTTCCTCAGCCTGCTGGTGGCCGATATGTGCACAGGCGTGGCGCTGCCCTTCATCCCGTTGATGGGTCTGAACCGGGAGCTGAGTTTCAGCTCCTGCCTGGTGGCTCACATCTTCCCAAATTTCCTCTTCTTGGCGTTTTTGTCCAACCTGGTGATGGTCCACTACGAGCGATACATATGCATCGTCGACCCTCTGCACTACAACACCTTGTGGATGCATCGGCATTTCTCCTTAGCGCTGCTTATAGTGTGGGCACCGCCGCTTTTGTTTGCGTCGCTGCCCGCTTTCGGGTGGAGTAACTGGTCCGGACCAGACTGGAACGACTGCTGTGAAAACGCCGCAAAGTTTCCGCCTCTTTCTAACTGTACGGTAAATCTGACATTGTGCTGCTCCTACAGGCGGGTGTTCCCCAACGCCTTCATCTACTTAGAGGTGTATGGCCTTGTTTTACCGGCCATTCTTATCATCGCTGGCATGACCGGACGTGTACTGTGGATCACAAGAGGCCAGATGAAGGACATCTGCCGCCTCCATAGAGCAGTGGAGCGAGGAAACCAGGCGTCAGACCAGGAACAGAGGCTGAATTTGCGGTATACCCGCTGCTTAGTGGCGGTGTCCCTGACCTTTCTGGCCTGCTGGGTTCCCTACCTTATTTACATGCATGTCTGTATAGCATTCCTCATCATTGACACCAAGCAGAACTCCATCACTCACATCGTGTTGTCCTGCATCGGCATCGGAAGCATGGCCGTGGTGCCGATGGTCCTCGGTTTGGCCAACAAGCAGTACACGGAGCCAGCGTTCAAGCTTCTCCAGAAACTCAGAGACAGGTGGAGGGCACGGGGTTCAGACGAGACTGCAATCTGA
- the LOC116716061 gene encoding keratin, type II cytoskeletal 8-like: MLKTKADSSMSVDHSGKGPKKSEATGKLDSKLKTGEKKNLVDLNDKFVQLINKVKELEDEKMKLQKKLDILKGQEDYSGNVDAIVRQAENNLLEKIDNLKHDQENLKVELKDIVKDVEDAKKIYEDAMNKRTDLETEFVVAKKKVDEGHMDLVNKVLDLDDLTRKLEFLRDGFDEEIKELQSMIKNETVTLPKSAKRSLDMEDYVKNAEAQYAAYAARARDEAEQWNQRKIESLVQSAEQKEQEVRDQKRDISDLLRRIQRLKAELDGQKRKEESLSKEIDAARTDGDENMAKARDTIKKLEEALKANKQELANQIREYQNLLNLKLALDIEIATYRRLLEGEEQRMDNFQRADY, from the exons atgttaaaaacaaaagctgacaGCAGCATGAGCGTAGACCACAGCGGGAAGGGGCCCAAAAAGAGCGAGGCCACCGGAAAGCTCGACTCAAAGCTGAAAACCGGGGAGAAGAAAAACTTGGTCGACCTCAACGACAAGTTCGTCCAGTTGATCAACAAG GTGAAGGAACTGGAGGATGAGAAAATGAAACTGCAGAAGAAGCTGGATATCCTGAAGGGACAGGAGGACTACAGCGGGAACGTGGATGCCATCGTGAGGCAGGCAGAGAACAATCTGCTGGAGAAGATCGACAACTTGAAGCACGACCAGGAAAATCTGAAGGTTGAGCTCAAAGACATCGTGAAGGATGTGGAAGATGCCAAGAAGAT CTATGAGGATGCAATGAACAAGAGAACTGATCTGGAGACTGAATTTGTTGTTGCCAAAAAG AAAGTAGATGAAGGACATATGGATTTGGTAAACAAGGTTCTGGATCTGGATGACCTGACCAGAAAACTGGAGTTCCTCAGGGATGGCTTTGATGAG GAGATCAAGGAGCTGCAGTCGATGATTAAGAATGAAACGGTCACCCTTCCCAAGTCCGCCAAACGGTCTCTGGACATGGAGGACTACGTCAAGAATGCAGAGGCGCAGTATGCTGCATATGCCGCTCGTGCCAGGGATGAGGCGGAGCAATGGAACCAGAGAAAG ATTGAGTCCTTGGTCCAAAGTGCAGAGCAGAAGGAGCAGGAAGTCCGTGACCAAAAGAGGGATATCTCTGACCTCTTGCGCCGAATCCAGAGGCTGAAAGCTGAATTAGACGGTCAGAAAAGAAAG GAAGAGTCCTTGAGTAAAGAAATTGACGCAGCACGAACAGATGGCGACGAGAACATGGCGAAGGCCAGAGATACCATTAAGAAGCTAGAGGAGGCCTTGAAGGCAAACAAGCAGGAGTTGGCCAATCAGATCCGCGAATACCAGAACCTGCTGAACCTCAAACTGGCCCTTGACATCGAGATCGCCACCTACCGCAGGCTGCTGGAGGGCGAGGAGCAGAG AATGGACAACTTTCAACGTGCAG ATTACTAA
- the arpc2 gene encoding actin-related protein 2/3 complex subunit 2, with product MILLEINNRIIEETLTLKFDGASNGTKPEAVDVTFADFDGVLYHISNPNGDKTKVMVSISLKFYKELQEHGADELLKRVYENFLVSPEAGYNVSLLYDLEALPANKDEVVHQAGMLKRNCFASVFEKYFKFQEEGKEGEKRAVVHYRDDESMYLEAKKDRVTVVFSTVFKDDDDVIIGKVFMQEFKEGRRASHTAPQVLFSHREPPLELKDTDAAVGDNIGYITFVLFPRHTNANARDNTINLIHTFRDYLHYHIKCSKAYIHTRMRAKTSDFLKVLNRARPDAEKKEMKTISGKTFSR from the exons ATGATCCTCTTAGAAATTAATAACCGCATCATAGAAGAGACGCTGACGTTGAAGTTCGACGGCGCATCCAACGG AACCAAACCCGAGGCCGTCGATGTGACGTTCGCTG ATTTCGATGGCGTCTTGTACCACATCTCCAACCCCAACGGGGACAAGACCAAAGTGATGGTCAGCATCTCCCTGAAGTTCTACAAGGAGCTGCAGGAGCATGGTGCTGACGAG ttactCAAGAGGGTGTATGAGAATTTCCTGGTTTCACCAGAGGCTG GCTACAACGTGTCCCTGCTCTACGACCTTGAGGCCCTGCCGGCCAATAAAGACGAGGTCGTTCACCAGGCGGGGATGCTGAAGAGGAACTGCTTCGCTTCGGTGTTCGAGAAGTACTTCAAGTTCCAGGAAGAAGGCAAAGAGGGCGAGAAGAGGGCTGTGGTCCACTACAGAGACGACGAGTCCAT GTACCTGGAGGCCAAGAAAGACAGAGTGACTGTCGTGTTCAGCACCGTGTTCAAAGACGACGACGACGTCATCATCGGGAAAGTCTTCATGCAG GAGTTTAAAGAGGGTCGGAGAGCCAGCCACACGGCCCCCCAGGTGCTCTTCAGCCACAGGGAGCCGCCTCTGGAGCTCAAGGACACAGACGCTGCCGTCGGGGACAACATCGGATACATCACCTTCG TCCTGTTTCCTCGTCACACCAATGCCAATGCCAGAGACAACACCATCAACCTCAtccacaccttcagggactacCTGCACTACCACATAAAGTGCTCCAAG GCCTACATTCACACACGGATGAGAGCCAAGACGTCGGACTTCCTCAAGGTGCTGAACCGCGCTCGACCCGACGCCGAGAAGAAGGAGATGAAGACCATTTC tggGAAGACTTTCTCCCGCTGA